From the Argentina anserina chromosome 3, drPotAnse1.1, whole genome shotgun sequence genome, the window CATGTAAAGCGAAAAACctatgaaaaaaatgaataaaaatcaTCCATATACGTTCTGTGAGGATGTAATATTCTATATCGATCTAGCACTTGTTTATTCATGTCCAACTGTGATCTTGGATAAAACTTGATAAAAAGTATTATCTGATGCCGTTGTTCCTAACATGCATTATTTCTTTTGATTTGTTCAGAATTTTGCATGAAGTACGTATGAATAGAATTGATTCCAGGGTCCATTATATTTGATTTGAGTAGTATTACTTTGGAATGATTATTGGAGCCACAATCACAACAGTTTGAATGTACAGTGTTCATGTTCCCattgatttttcttctaaaAGCTAGGTAGATAATAAATTATCGATCGATCGTATATATGGTATAATAGAGTACGTATAAACTAGAAACACATGCATAGCTAGTGTAGTTTAATGAAGCATTTTCTGGGAAGATTGCTAGATATTTCTATTTCAAGGTATGATTAAGAATTAATTTGTCTGCAAAGCCAAAGTGTTGTTCCTATTCGCATATTTTAACTGTATATCAATCAACTTTATCTTACTCGCTATTTCATAATATCTACGGTCGATGAGCTACAATTAGTTATACTAGTTTTCTTCAGTAATATCGATCAGTCCCCTGCGCCACTGTTGGTTCTTTAACAGACAACAAATATGCTTAACTAAATAATTAGGGTTCTTGCTCATTCCCCCTAAATCTAATGTGATTCATGAGATCTTAACAGCTTTCTCTTTTATGCTGTTAGGCGCCCCATTGGGTGGCGAGAAATTAAGTCCCTTAACTAACAGTATTGGagggattaaaaaaaaagaagaagacgaatTAATTAAGATGTAGTCAGAAATGTAATGAAGTGATTGAAAGATCAGGTTATGATCAAATGAAGAGTAGGAACATACAGTATATGGTTTAGTTTAATCCCATAGAGCGCACAATGAGTTCCTCTTCATGACTCGCTCGATACATGTAACATGTAAGTAATTAAGGAGATGGAGATTATGTGACTATGCCAACTCTTTCTGTTTCTGATGCCAGTCGATCTCAAGACCTCATGGTCTCTACAGCACAGCCAATAGACCACTGAGTGACCAGCGGCTTATGCCacctaaaaaataaaaaaaaaaaataaaaccacGCAAATCAGAGGGTTAATATCTTTTGAGAACCATGCGCGGATGCATGCATCCATAACAGTCATTCATTACAATCATATGCATTAATATTCAGTCGTACGTGTATTTTACACGTCGTACACCGTATGTTTTCTGACTTCATACTGATACGATTTTTAGTCTGCGACAATTAAGATCTCTTAAGATACCGAGAAATAAAACACGTAAGTTAATTCCATTATGAACAACAGTCCGTGGAGGCCTATTACGATACTAGTGTACTAGGTTAATATCAAAATTTGCTCAGACAAGTAAACACTTCATCTCGTAGAGAAATTAAGGTAAGGTCACCTTTCATAGTACGACAAGGGAATTAGGGTAAACATCGAAATGGCTCAGAAATGTAGGCTGTGTTTTTTAAATTTGTATGATTCTGAATGCAATTATATTATGATCGATCAAGGGTCGAGGGAGCTAAGCTAGGGCCGGGCATAGTATTGCGTGTTGTAGGGTATGGACGGTTGAGTGGTCCATAGAGCCTTTCTTAAGGCCCCATTGATTTTTGTTAGTTTGTGAGCAGACAAAAGCAGCGAAGCTTCTTCTCCCCTCCCTCTGGGTTTTCACACAAACCCCCTTACACATAGAATCTCTTCAAAAGCTTTAGATCCAAACATCACCATCTTGTATTCCCCTCTCTTTTACAGACCTCCATCCCCATCTCAATTACGACATAAACTAATACCAGTCGATCTTGTGTGTGTAATACCTTGCAAATCAAAGGCCGAGTATCTTATATATAGCTTTGTGGACCAACAGTGGCCCTATATAGTCCATTATCATACAAGCCTGTTCAGTTCATCACCTTccattcttcttctctctcttcctcttatTCCTCTTCTTCCCTCTCCATTTATCTGTAGAGCTCCTTCGTCTAACTGTAGTACTGCAATGGCGCCCATGAGTCTTCCTCCTGGATTCAGATTTCATCCAACTGATGAAGAGCTCGTTGCTTACTATCTGGACAGCAAAATCAATGGCCGCACCATTGAGCTTGAAATTATTCCAGAGGTCGACCTCTACAAATGTGAACCATGGGATTTGCCTGGTAAGTGATCGATTCCTTTTCGTCGTATGTAGATGATTACAGTACTAACAATCGTGTTTGACGTCATATATAATTACTTAATTTGTTCACTGCAGATAAGTCATTTCTGCCGAGTAAGGACATGGAGTGGTATTTCTACAGTCCGAGGGATAGAAAGTATCCAAATGGGTCAAGAACAAATCGCGCTACTCGGGCTGGGTACTGGAAAGCCACCGGAAAAGACCGggcggtgaacagtaacaggcGTGCGGTTGGGATGAAGAAGACACTGGTGTATTATAGAGGGAGGGCTCCTCATGGCATTAGAACCAACTGGGTTATGCACGAGTACCGGCTCACCGACTCGGTGTGTGGCAGTCCATCCTCATCTCTAAAGGTAAGTTATCTACGGGGCGTTCTAATTCCAGCCCATCTGTGGTTCTTCTTGATCTGATTACTTGGAGAGGGATCTCCAGTGTTTCAATTTACATTTTTGTAGCAAGGCTTTAGGGTTTGTTGAGATACTCGAGAAAACGAACTTAGGGTTTGCAAGGATATAAGTCAATTATTGCCGGAGTTCTCGATCCCCCGCTGATGATCGATACTAAAAACTTGAACAATTAGTTTTGTACAGGTGTAAGCAGTAAGCAAACTAGGAACAGTAGTACTGGAAGATGCAACTGTTTGATCTCATGCATCGTCTTTTTTGTCTTGATTCGGCTCAAAATAAAGTAGATTAATTTGATCATcgtctttgttcttttttgttcctttgatttcttttattgttctttTAAAGGAATAGCTTATCAGCATGATAATTAAAGACTACTCGGTCTATACTTTAGCTGTACTTGCACCATCTTTTTTATGATCACTTTAAAATCATACACAAATCTGTGCAATGGTTATTTTCCCTCGTCTTTCTCGACTTGCTTTCTAATCTTTGGCTTCCTTATGTTTCTTACATGAATTGCCTCATATTAACATTACAGTTTTTGATCATCTTAAACCACAGGATTCATATGCATTGTGCCGTATTTTCAAAAAGACAATCCAGCTACCCAAGAATAACAAAGAAGAAACGACAGTTGAGAACTGTACTCTCTTGAACGAAAAATATTTAGGGAATGACAATACTACAGGCATGGAAGAGGGAGAAGCTTCAGGAGCGATAGAAGCTGATCAAGATTATGAGAATTATTCTAATCCTGATTATCCCAAATTTATCTCCGAtacctcttcttctgatctcaCTCAAGGGACACCTACTGAAACGGGCATAGCAGATGATTTACAAGCTCCATTTGCTTCTGATGAAGCTAACAGTTCAGCTAATCTTTACTCTCTTGGTGCCCACGGCTCCTCAGATAATCTATTTCAGGTTCGTATACAAGTGCAATGGCTAACTTATGTTTtcataattcattaaaaaacaaattatgtTTTCATAATTAACTCGGTCTGAATATATAGCACAATGAggcatatatagatatatgtgGTCTCTTGTTAGACACATATTTTCAAGTCTTCATCAAGTTTCTACTTTGATATATACTATTAATGCTTGAAGTTCACACTTCACATATATAATTCTGAAGATCAAGCTAATAATTAGGGTTACATAAAATCATCATGGCCAAGGACACATTCAAACACGCGCAAAACCCTACTATGACTGGTTGTGAGTGGCCCACAAAATAAGCCCGG encodes:
- the LOC126788640 gene encoding NAC domain-containing protein 54; this encodes MAPMSLPPGFRFHPTDEELVAYYLDSKINGRTIELEIIPEVDLYKCEPWDLPDKSFLPSKDMEWYFYSPRDRKYPNGSRTNRATRAGYWKATGKDRAVNSNRRAVGMKKTLVYYRGRAPHGIRTNWVMHEYRLTDSVCGSPSSSLKDSYALCRIFKKTIQLPKNNKEETTVENCTLLNEKYLGNDNTTGMEEGEASGAIEADQDYENYSNPDYPKFISDTSSSDLTQGTPTETGIADDLQAPFASDEANSSANLYSLGAHGSSDNLFQDTYMPNDTSFQDYQFPYPPLELEDFPMINLATEMHTSKPQIIDDFMSCNKLKGYMNGTLEEIFSLCSSQDNNHVLLPVQD